The Colletotrichum higginsianum IMI 349063 chromosome 2, whole genome shotgun sequence genome has a segment encoding these proteins:
- a CDS encoding Gpi-anchored cell surface glycoprotein, which yields MSLNGLDDPKVKEAHEAAVAEPGGWFLLKYASRDDVELLGRGTGGIVEIRNNIAQFENENDDNAPLFGFLKYRRRNVIIKYLPDDCSRLVQARVTVHFNAVCERFAPYNTDFSIATAKDLKDTKLSAACSLHAASGSTSSSTSSLRRRRLMEIAEEEEEEQRASKRKSVGPDSLVETSGEDPADAPKSPIGGPPVTLNADLANSPEESKFSASLEPPEFVGARPSSPTKSVDEGRRMSSQSLRPELYSSSSYTYGKPRVKLAPRPSLDVSGRARAGTAAVGAAFRPISQMPSGFKLFSKGPKKGKSKENTLDPSEPAHPDETTEISLAATLTPLPDGDPISHIDELVRPHTSSGRPTTSSGASIKSAMPSFTTAPSTKQVMTPEKARLMKAMQLREKKKKMMNQQSATTPAVDAPAEQLMSEKAQPAQHVEEIAEHTLVAEADDGEEEEEEEDDDDDNEDDDRRLSVSKADSGIVVDASSVSVHTDVASEFTQSDSHPASPIMASSEPDHSTKASSLSESTDETVKESNEDNTDAEVDTHGTHDAVESATESGIAPAQAAEPASPVEAVAPTSAEPEAVDGEPQEEGESLAEGLAPAAVDDVPVVQFDATPEAVTAPEMSETQDTSTVEKEATLEVAEPVEQQQNETEKVAVMDEQQKPPISLPISKFSTSPTQAKPSIESKETQDRTSKQDIKAETTVSTTSEASPRSPLSPLSPCSPSLRVPRSKFSTQDLRAAANVEVPTIVSPPEDVPREPVAVAVDEPRDADAHSVDTEPSKRKALVEPIRTDLDPPKKAADGNISDDEDLMDELHSATVQQAQHITVSKSPITPVFPSPTQSASRPTSRGAVRTISNPVRGNLLTPADVAQAQNQRSVSSGAAFLHRITQQQGNQHLAPKQPGKIGSSISQRIKALEKLSAHAPGTVDADTSSLKAPRPSSAFFAVKRGASVREPPRSPSVVDRASSLTRGGSPVPSVMTESQESSPEAARANRGRSGSMANRLSMFEVPGSNPPRGQPESISVTARIVRDPSQSGRAPEPPKNPSEFERLDLKVSPLVVDHQKAEPLLPPANLTTVKPSKETIQERRLSKEKRRSQSVDPIPDGDEAPRRSSLSIMKDFIKDRRKSLTSPSAEALTAPLPMSPGSSKSPSRPPSTHHNSSGLGRRLSISSRRSSFSKDNDASGAMSPSLFTEGSGSGDDSKSTTSDKKKGRAGRFMRRLSSSLSSGARSKTMTPTAISPTVQEEDATEVARLQQPTIEAFMGDVNVQFPDNLLWKRRSMCMDSQGFLILSTVAASTTTKDKQPTGAGVKRYHLSDFRMPYIPDMEIQELPNSICLDFVEGSGLQVACEDRAGQMNVLHILQDAHQSHNSFGQ from the exons ATGTCGCTCAATGGCCTGGACGACCCaaaggtcaaggaggcccATGAagctgccgttgccgaaCCAGGAGGATG GTTTCTCCTCAAGTATGCGAGTCGCGATGATGTCGAACTGCTAGGTCGCGGAACCGGTGGCATCGTCGAGATACGGAACAACATCGCCCAGTtcgagaacgagaacgaCGATAACGCGCCCTTGTTTGGCTTCCTAAAATACCGTCGCCGGAATGTAATCATCAAATATCTCCCCGACGATTGCTCTCGACTGGTTCAAG CTCGTGTAACTGTCCATTTCAACGCCGTGTGCGAGCGATTCGCCCCCTACAACACCGACTTTTCCATAGCCACTGCCAAGGATCTCAAGGATACCAAGTTGTCGGCTGCTTGCTCTCTACACGCTGCCTCTGGCtccacctcgtcctcgacaagctcctTGCGAAGGAGGCGGCTGATGGAAAtcgccgaagaagaagaggaggaacaGAGAGCGAGCAAGCGGAAGTCTGTCGGCCCGGACAGCTTGGTTGAGACTTCGGGCGAAGACCCGGCCGACGCGCCGAAATCGCCCATCGGAGGGCCGCCCGTGACGTTGAATGCTGACCTTGCAAACTCGCCCGAGGAGAGCAAGTTTTCTGCGTCTCTGGAGCCTCCCGAGTTCGTCGGTGCCagaccgtcgtcgcccacaAAGTCCGTTGACGAGGGACGGCGCATGTCATCGCAGTCCCTGCGACCCGAGCTATATTCCTCGTCGTCTTATACATACGGCAAGCCTAGAGTCAAACTCGCCCCACGACCCTCTCTCGACGTTTCTGGCCGTGCTCGCGCAGGAACCGCTGCGGTGGGGGCTGCTTTCCGACCAATTTCACAGATGCCGTCTGGCTTCAAGCTATTTTCCAAGGGCCCCAAAAAGGGCAAGTCCAAGGAAAATACTCTGGATCCTTCCGAACCAGCCCACCCGGACGAAACAACCGAAAtctccttggccgccacTTTAACACCCCTACCCGACGGGGATCCCATTTCCCACATTGATGAACTCGTTAGGCCACACACGAGCTCCGGGCGACCCACAACGAGCTCAGGCGCTTCAATTAAATCCGCCATGCCCTCCTTCACCACCGCCCCCTCTACGAAGCAGGTCATGACGCCCGAAAAGGCGCGTCTGATGAAGGCGATGCAACTaagggagaaaaagaagaagatgatgaacCAGCAGTCCGCCACTACCCCAGCCGTCGACGCCCCTGCCGAGCAGCTCATGTCGGAAAAGGCCCAGCCCGCCCAACACGTCGAGGAGATTGCCGAGCACACCCTTGTTGCCGAAGCGGATgacggagaggaggaggaggaggaggaggacgacgacgacgacaacgaagacgacgataGACGACTCTCGGTATCAAAAGCCGACTCTGGCATCGTTGTCGACGCATCCTCCGTTTCAGTCCACACCGACGTCGCCTCTGAGTTTACTCAGAGCGACTCCCATCCCGCCTCGCCCATCATGGCATCTTCCGAGCCTGACCATTCGACCAAGGCGTCGTCGCTATCCGAGTCTACTGACGAAACGGTGAAGGAGTCCAACGAGGACAACACCGATGCCGAGGTTGATACACACGGGACACATGACGCGGTCGAGTCAGCGACGGAGTCTGGGATCGCCCCTGCCCAAGCCGCAGAGCCAGCTTCCCCCGTTGAGGCCGTTGCCCCTACGTCAGCAGAGCCTgaggccgtcgatggcgaaCCACAAGAGGAGGGCGAGTCACTGGCTGAGGGTTTGGCCCCCGCCGCAGTCGACGATGTCCCCGTTGTCCAATTCGATGCTACTCCCGAGGCAGTCACCGCCCCCGAAATGAGCGAGACACAGGACACATCCACTGTCGAGAAAGAGGCAAccctcgaggtcgccgagccTGTGGAGCAACAACAGAATGAGACTGAGAAGGTAGCAGTCATGGATGAGCAACAAAAACCGCCTATAAGCTTACCAATCTCCAAGTTTTCCACGAGCCCGACACAAGCGAAGCCGTCCATCGAATCGAAAGAAACACAAGATCGGACGTCGAAGCAGGATATCAAAGCGGAGACCACCGTGTCCACAACTTCGGAGGCATCCCCAAGGTCGCCTCTGTCACCGTTGTCGCCGTGTTCCCCTAGCCTAAGAGTCCCCCGGTCCAAGTTCTCGACCCAGGATCTCAGAGCAGCTGCAAACGTTGAGGTGCCCACGATCGTCTCTCCCCCAGAGGATGTACCCCGCGAGCCAGTGGCCGTTGCGGTCGATGAGCCCCGCGATGCTGATGCCCATTCGGTGGATACGGAGCCTTCGAAGCGAAAGGCGCTTGTCGAACCCATTCGCACCGACCTGGACCCCCCGAAAAAGGCGGCAGATGGCAATATCTCTGATGACGAGGACTTGATGGACGAGCTTCACTCGGCTACCGTCCAGCAAGCGCAGCATATTACGGTTTCTAAATCGCCCATAACGCCAGTCTTCCCCAGCCCCACGCAAAGCGCCAGCAGGCCGACTTCGCGCGGCGCTGTCCGCACCATCTCGAATCCTGTTCGTGGGAACCTCCTTACTCCTGCCGACGTGGCTCAGGCCCAGAACCAGAGATCAGTCTCGTCCGGTGCCGCCTTCTTGCACAGAATCACACAGCAACAAGGCAATCAACACCTGGCTCCCAAACAGCCTGGCAAGATCGGATCTAGTATTTCTCAGCGTATCAAGGCTTTGGAGAAGCTGTCTGCACACGCACCCGGAACCGTCGACGCGGACACGAGCAGCTTGAAGGCCCCGAGACCGTCCTCGGCATTCTTCGCTGTCAAGAGGGGAGCTAGCGTGAGGGAGCCTCCTCGCTCCCCTTCCGTCGTTGACAGAGCAAGTTCACTCACTCGGGGCGGCAGCCCCGTGCCCTCAGTCATGACGGAGTCCCAGGAATCTTCTCCAGAGGCGGCCAGAGCGAACCGCGGCAGATCAGGGTCCATGGCGAACAGGCTGTCGATGTTCGAGGTGCCTGGCAGCAACCCGCCCAGAGGGCAGCCCGAGTCCATCTCCGTCACAGCGCGGATCGTCCGCGATCCTAGCCAGTCTGGCAGGGCACCCGAGCCGCCGAAGAACCCCTCCGAGTTTGAACGGCTTGACCTCAAGGTGTCACCGTTGGTTGTCGATCACCAGAAGGCCGAGCCTCTGCTGCCACCAGCCAACCTGACAACAGTGAAGCCCTCCAAGGAGACGATTCAAGAGAGGAGGCTGTCCAAAGAGAAGCGTCGCTCGCAGTCAGTGGACCCCATACCAGATGGAGATGAAGCGCCTCGCCGCTCATCCCTCAGCATCATGAAGGACTTCATCAAGGACAGGCGCAAGTCCCTCACTTCCCCCTCTGCGGAGGCTCTGACGGCCCCTTTGCCCATGTCGCCCGGCTCGTCCAAgtcgccctcgagacccCCCTCGACACACCATAACTCCTCGGGTCTCGGCCGTCGGCTGTCCATCAGCAGCCGTCGGTCGTCGTTCAGCAAGGACAACGATGCGAGCGGTGCCATGTCCCCATCGTTGTTCACCGAGGGCAGCGGGTCTGGAGACGACAGCAAGTCTACGACCAGtgacaagaagaagggccgGGCAGGCCGCTTCATGCGCCGCCTCTCCTCGTCTCTCAGCAGCGGGGCCCGTAGCAAGACCATGACCCCTACCGCCATCTCCCCGACGGTCCAGGAAGAGGATGCCACGGAAGTCGCTCGTCTTCAGCAGCCCACCATTGAGGCGTTTATGGGAGATGTCAACGTCCAGTTTCCAGACAACCTCCTGTGGAAGCGCCGCAGTATGTGCATGGACTCTCAGGGGTTCCTGATTCTCAGCACAGTCGCCGCGTCGACCACTACCAAGGACAAACAGCCAACCGGCGCCGGAGTCAAGCGATACCATCTCTCCGACTTCCGTATGCCATACATTCCCGACATGGAGATCCAAGAGCTGCCCAACAGCATCTGCCTTGACTTTGTCGAGGGCTCGGGCTTGCAGGTTGCGTGCGAAGATCGCGCCGGACAGATGAATGTATTGCACA TCCTTCAAGACGCACATCAGAGCCACAACTCTTTCGGCCAGTAA